From one Chlamydiifrater phoenicopteri genomic stretch:
- a CDS encoding deoxyribonuclease IV has translation MEVLAHPDEILLGAHTSTAGGLHNALIEGQEIGASTVQLFTANQRQWRRKPLTKEAIAEFYQVKKQSNLTYLMSHASYLINPGSPNCETLAKSRECLYQEIQDCVSLGISFVNFHPGAALDSSKEQCLDTIIQSFLLTAPLFEQSPPLMVLLETTAGQGSLVGSSFEELAYLIDGLKSVIPVGICLDTCHIFAAGYDISTFEGWDSVLNHFDSTIGLSYLRAFHLNDSVFPCGKNKDRHAPLGEGCIGLKCFEFLMKNPKTRFIPKYLETPGGPDLWEKEIRVLKGLA, from the coding sequence ATGGAAGTACTCGCACACCCAGATGAAATTCTCTTAGGAGCTCATACGTCAACAGCGGGAGGGCTGCACAACGCTCTCATAGAAGGCCAAGAAATAGGCGCGTCCACTGTTCAGTTATTCACAGCGAATCAAAGGCAATGGCGAAGAAAGCCTTTAACAAAAGAAGCCATTGCAGAATTTTACCAAGTTAAGAAGCAATCAAACTTAACCTATCTTATGAGCCACGCCAGTTACCTAATCAACCCAGGCTCTCCAAATTGTGAGACTTTAGCAAAAAGTCGTGAATGTTTGTACCAGGAAATTCAGGACTGTGTTTCTTTAGGAATTAGTTTTGTCAATTTTCATCCGGGTGCAGCCTTAGATTCTTCTAAAGAGCAATGTCTTGACACTATTATCCAAAGTTTTCTTTTAACAGCACCTTTATTTGAGCAATCTCCTCCTTTAATGGTTTTACTGGAAACTACGGCAGGGCAAGGTTCTTTGGTCGGCAGTTCTTTCGAAGAACTAGCCTACCTTATAGATGGACTAAAAAGCGTCATCCCTGTAGGAATTTGTCTGGACACCTGTCATATTTTTGCTGCTGGGTACGATATATCAACCTTTGAGGGGTGGGATTCCGTACTAAACCATTTTGACTCCACCATAGGTCTTTCCTATCTCCGAGCATTCCATTTAAATGACTCTGTCTTCCCTTGCGGCAAAAACAAGGACCGCCACGCTCCTCTGGGAGAAGGGTGTATAGGGCTAAAATGCTTTGAATTTTTAATGAAAAACCCAAAGACTCGGTTTATTCCTAAATACTTAGAAACCCCTGGCGGGCCAGATCTTTGGGAGAAAGAGATCCGAGTACTCAAAGGGCTTGCTTGA
- a CDS encoding lipid II flippase MurJ, giving the protein MNKKDGQKSVAGAVFNVLSGTLFSRVTGMAREIVMATYFGADPLVATFWISFRMIFMLRKVLGGNVLGTAFIPYFEYLRSQDPNRAAFFFRRFFKFFVSFSVSFTLLIEVGLFHRYRALNYSSDVLLLTMIMLPAGIFLLFYTVNAALLHCEKKFLGVGLAPSLVNLLWIASVIINRNVPPRVGIIRIAIIITCGFVLEWFVTVPGVQKFLSQWKTRPQKIDSIKKVLAPLSLGLLNSAVFQINTMSDMFIAKYINPIGPLYLWYAARIQQLPIHLFGLGVFTVLLPAISRCVQKKDDEKGSELLSFALNLTISVMIIMTTGLFLLALPGVRMLYEHGQFSKDAVQAIVKVLWGYGGSIIPMALSALVSVLFYADRKYTVPLLIGVVTALSNICLSFFFGNFFHNVYGVSLATSIVSWVQLYLLWTYSGKRLDAYKGILSATFSRALKVLFTTLVAALVTVGINFLTHTTNVIWVHSLTSKEAFSISAVYSQCFAFCSESGIFLAFLFIFAKLFGTEDLLNLTSFDYWRGQGGVLRRNEQLVEEQES; this is encoded by the coding sequence ATGAATAAGAAAGATGGGCAAAAGTCTGTAGCAGGAGCTGTTTTTAATGTCCTTTCCGGAACTTTGTTTAGTAGAGTTACAGGAATGGCAAGAGAAATAGTTATGGCAACGTATTTTGGAGCAGATCCCTTAGTGGCCACTTTCTGGATCTCTTTTCGAATGATTTTCATGCTCAGAAAAGTTTTAGGAGGAAACGTCCTAGGAACCGCTTTTATTCCATATTTCGAATATTTAAGGTCTCAAGATCCCAACAGAGCAGCCTTCTTCTTTCGAAGGTTCTTCAAGTTTTTTGTCAGTTTTTCTGTTTCCTTCACACTTTTAATAGAAGTTGGATTGTTTCACCGATATCGAGCACTTAATTATTCTTCGGATGTTCTTTTGCTAACGATGATTATGTTGCCTGCAGGGATATTCCTTTTGTTCTATACCGTGAACGCAGCCCTACTTCATTGTGAGAAAAAATTTCTTGGCGTTGGGCTGGCTCCTTCCCTTGTAAATTTACTTTGGATCGCCTCTGTAATCATTAATCGTAATGTGCCGCCTAGAGTAGGGATCATTCGAATTGCTATAATCATCACTTGTGGCTTTGTCTTAGAATGGTTTGTGACGGTTCCTGGAGTGCAAAAGTTTTTATCTCAATGGAAAACAAGACCACAAAAAATCGATAGCATTAAGAAAGTGCTAGCACCTTTGTCGTTAGGTCTACTAAATAGCGCAGTCTTTCAAATCAACACAATGAGCGATATGTTCATTGCAAAATATATCAATCCTATAGGTCCTTTATATCTTTGGTATGCAGCACGTATACAGCAACTGCCTATCCATCTTTTTGGTTTGGGCGTGTTTACTGTTTTGTTACCAGCAATTTCACGCTGTGTGCAGAAAAAAGATGATGAAAAAGGCTCCGAGCTTCTTTCCTTTGCTCTTAACTTGACTATATCAGTAATGATCATCATGACTACAGGGCTGTTTTTATTAGCCTTGCCTGGGGTTAGGATGTTGTATGAACACGGACAGTTTTCCAAAGATGCTGTGCAGGCAATAGTCAAAGTTCTTTGGGGATACGGAGGAAGCATTATTCCTATGGCATTAAGCGCGCTGGTTTCTGTGCTGTTTTACGCTGATAGGAAATATACCGTACCGCTGCTTATAGGTGTGGTTACAGCTCTATCCAATATTTGTTTAAGCTTTTTCTTTGGGAATTTCTTCCACAATGTGTATGGGGTGTCCTTGGCTACTTCCATAGTTTCTTGGGTGCAGTTATATCTTTTATGGACGTACTCCGGGAAAAGACTTGACGCATACAAGGGGATACTTTCTGCAACGTTCTCTAGAGCGCTTAAAGTGCTTTTTACTACATTAGTAGCAGCCTTAGTGACTGTAGGAATAAACTTCCTTACCCATACCACAAATGTGATTTGGGTTCACTCATTAACGTCCAAAGAAGCTTTTTCTATTTCCGCAGTATACTCTCAGTGCTTTGCTTTTTGTTCTGAAAGCGGCATTTTCTTGGCTTTTTTGTTTATATTTGCCAAACTCTTCGGGACTGAGGATCTTCTCAATTTGACTTCTTTCGATTACTGGAGAGGTCAGGGAGGGGTTTTGCGGCGAAATGAGCAATTGGTAGAAGAGCAGGAAAGTTAG
- a CDS encoding CT620/CT621 family type III secretion system effector: MNFSNIKRSPTVSGSYIFNIQLDHKYSGFNPKSRLAINMEEVSSGIFGLKRIASIIEHLDAETVKNFYKKNKPIFKKDSFTTSSTQSSVPTPKTEEPETDDSLITQTQIAEIQAKYAPELLTLLKTNFPKFLEETKDLDLEHMPEIAAARIKIETLSSTKSWTKDLVQELLTLTSVPTEANMKDFFAEQKAEVIQQLQDELRKQLEEAGISEEEISKQLELYKDIFLEQYIHSHVSPALSTYRKNISDPLAKISKEIAEKTKEYTPPDVIDQNNLEEVNARILLNSIASALDTAIQNFPALATDPEIQTFQKELWNLQASSSLTEKYEEIYKLSNQPSEELLKQYLPPAAVTSYRNTISQTYQAMVLNISTAKSNVEDQIKLLESRVSIFQTTKSCFNSFISGLVDLVVNSNQTSRTIAYGMQAYSAFKNLSQIHPYLEEAEKKILDPFIKDDGWDANSANGKSGVLGFYLGSSSASQNWPPKTIQSMLSIMIIYQEMSDYLLHDAVLTSNIGALQETMKKKAQEVATLPYFKEINQQLTEITTTANYLQSMYQTTSEGFLQPKFNLLADYFTTIFSHHNANDELNKRLKQFNEESDTYLKKLQTEISDLQKKLAELTPDKAKFLEERCESIETTIESYGTNLGAAFWSMVMNSQLPRQKILLDPLVKEINFNNTASNSLNSLLQITSDFSTSAVYYNLSSYLIQSKEGEDLFAGNYYETVIARATERENISRDVARCKQALKLAEEVLSKIEKFPGVTEAQRDEMTATTAQYLFMLSTTITQLIFLDTLLTSLNITPELQKDDQNKQRDDLFKITASKDWMPSLASLEGFVTNGYNEVAITGGLGPIFTQIQSDQQNYTTQSQTQQLNLQNQMTGIQQEWTVVSSALQVWNAIITALCGQIYE, from the coding sequence ATGAATTTTTCTAACATAAAACGATCTCCAACAGTCTCTGGCTCCTACATCTTTAATATTCAATTAGATCACAAATATTCTGGATTTAATCCAAAATCACGCCTGGCCATAAACATGGAAGAAGTAAGCTCCGGGATATTTGGATTAAAAAGAATCGCCAGCATAATAGAACATCTTGATGCAGAAACCGTTAAAAATTTTTATAAGAAAAACAAACCCATCTTTAAAAAAGATTCTTTCACAACATCTTCTACACAATCTTCTGTACCTACTCCCAAAACAGAGGAACCAGAAACAGATGATTCTCTTATAACCCAAACTCAAATAGCTGAAATACAAGCCAAATATGCTCCAGAACTATTGACCTTACTGAAGACAAATTTTCCTAAGTTTTTAGAAGAAACTAAAGACCTTGATCTTGAGCACATGCCCGAAATAGCGGCAGCTCGCATAAAAATTGAGACCCTAAGCAGCACAAAATCTTGGACAAAAGATCTGGTCCAAGAACTTTTAACCTTAACTTCTGTTCCGACAGAAGCTAACATGAAAGACTTCTTTGCGGAGCAAAAAGCTGAAGTCATTCAGCAATTGCAAGATGAGCTAAGGAAACAATTGGAGGAAGCAGGAATTTCAGAAGAAGAAATTTCTAAACAATTAGAACTATATAAAGATATCTTTCTTGAACAATACATACATTCACATGTGAGTCCAGCGCTTTCTACTTACAGAAAAAATATCAGTGATCCCTTAGCCAAAATATCTAAAGAAATAGCAGAAAAAACAAAAGAATACACACCACCAGATGTTATCGACCAGAATAATTTAGAAGAAGTTAATGCTAGAATCCTGCTTAACTCTATAGCTTCTGCCCTAGATACAGCCATTCAGAATTTTCCTGCATTAGCGACTGATCCAGAAATCCAAACATTCCAAAAAGAACTCTGGAATTTACAAGCTTCGTCCTCTCTAACAGAAAAGTATGAAGAAATTTATAAACTTTCTAACCAACCTTCGGAAGAACTTCTAAAGCAGTACCTACCGCCTGCAGCCGTCACCTCCTATAGAAATACTATCTCACAAACATATCAAGCTATGGTACTAAATATTAGTACTGCCAAAAGTAACGTAGAGGATCAAATAAAACTGTTAGAAAGCAGGGTTTCCATTTTCCAAACAACAAAAAGCTGCTTCAATAGCTTCATTAGCGGTCTAGTAGATTTGGTTGTTAATAGTAACCAAACTTCTAGAACTATAGCTTATGGAATGCAAGCTTATTCTGCTTTTAAGAATTTATCCCAAATACATCCCTACCTAGAAGAAGCAGAAAAAAAGATCCTAGATCCTTTTATAAAAGATGATGGATGGGATGCCAACTCAGCAAACGGCAAATCCGGAGTTCTTGGATTCTATTTAGGATCTAGCTCTGCGTCCCAAAACTGGCCACCAAAAACGATTCAATCGATGCTTTCCATCATGATCATTTACCAGGAAATGAGCGACTATTTACTACATGATGCGGTTCTGACCTCTAATATCGGAGCCTTACAAGAAACCATGAAAAAAAAGGCTCAAGAAGTCGCAACCCTTCCTTATTTTAAAGAAATTAACCAGCAATTGACAGAAATAACAACTACGGCTAATTATCTACAATCCATGTACCAGACAACCTCTGAAGGATTTTTACAGCCCAAATTCAACCTACTAGCGGACTACTTTACCACAATCTTTTCTCACCACAATGCGAATGATGAACTTAACAAGCGTTTAAAACAATTTAACGAAGAATCTGACACATATTTAAAAAAACTACAAACAGAAATATCAGACCTGCAAAAAAAACTAGCAGAACTCACTCCAGATAAAGCCAAATTCTTAGAAGAACGTTGCGAATCTATAGAAACTACCATAGAATCCTATGGAACTAATTTGGGCGCAGCCTTTTGGTCCATGGTCATGAACTCTCAACTACCTCGCCAAAAGATCCTCTTGGATCCATTAGTTAAAGAGATCAACTTTAATAATACAGCTTCTAATTCCTTAAACTCCCTATTACAAATAACTAGCGACTTCTCTACCTCTGCTGTTTACTACAATCTTTCTTCTTATCTAATACAGAGCAAAGAAGGAGAAGATCTTTTCGCAGGAAATTACTACGAAACAGTAATTGCCAGAGCGACAGAAAGAGAAAATATTTCTAGAGATGTTGCAAGGTGCAAGCAGGCCCTAAAATTGGCAGAAGAAGTTTTGTCAAAAATCGAAAAATTTCCTGGAGTTACCGAGGCTCAAAGAGATGAGATGACGGCAACCACAGCACAATATCTATTTATGTTATCGACAACTATTACTCAGCTTATTTTTCTGGACACATTGCTAACCAGTTTAAATATTACCCCAGAGCTCCAAAAGGATGATCAAAACAAACAAAGAGACGATTTATTTAAAATTACGGCTTCCAAAGATTGGATGCCCTCTTTAGCTTCGTTAGAAGGATTCGTAACTAATGGTTACAACGAAGTTGCTATAACTGGAGGTCTTGGCCCCATATTTACCCAAATACAGTCTGACCAACAAAATTACACAACACAAAGCCAAACCCAGCAATTGAATCTCCAAAATCAGATGACCGGTATCCAACAAGAATGGACGGTTGTTTCTTCTGCCCTTCAGGTTTGGAACGCTATTATTACAGCTCTTTGTGGCCAAATTTATGAATAG
- a CDS encoding CT620/CT621 family type III secretion system effector, whose product MINSNLVSSDYKDYNFEGVLRKNISKESSKISKVSSLEVISGKKLALVKILHLASSFSNQSNTPNVFETKGFASKQFSPETIKLPEKFQKAFVFNYSLKSKNSFLPRIKSSQLINPVIKKFLNKEARGALGQSEAEEALTAIETVIAGCSGKTTSEELKKTLEEISTQAEAFEAKEEDFSPQDILSIWNLSLRTANTICRMGLPAAETLRFIEQLKTYDQQESLRKIFAQERLEEMISIVEELRDALSEEDFQFFEEFASKLGEMDVDQEYTEEQIDAILDSSYELADLINASKLSQNDKIKYNQRLGNLFEYQVELLKIWQKLGDYELALKNQQLSVFQEAVRQVESLVSIFAPVNFSSSLETFSALEASSALQTLLSINSLFESLSDEQKRSINEGLNSLMALAPYLGGVWAYFLASAATKAKPGITEGEMGVALEKGLASTIDVGVSLISKAKEWVRQVAKDSGNLYANRELRSGEAHFIVYKPKTNETYGEQKSKIAPKAPGDPVEINFDFMNRDAGAFLGSFASVAEEQKTTITEKYQTFNALANTSEQQSKEDIDSDVLEAQALKTLEVSSYQENSRIRIRELKSLALPSSIASVLIDHYMPREVDFLEGLYKKLYYSNLGSTVGNEILNAISGYINSGTFFNFASFVGQQPVVGIKDTNVFPGTKESAENRLKSEKEAAQKFALQTEQGLKVLSEQVAIVNNDPKITQEERAYIIGLLTSYENSLRTIASNLTTISNFLDQIKIEDSSKEQAGTFKVTGPNNWKDNLKSLEEAVVSGLPGQGGFGGMFNVQAKIQSDQQSFADMGQTYQLNLQMHLTGMQQEWTVVATSLQVLNQIYLGLARSLLR is encoded by the coding sequence ATGATAAATAGTAATTTAGTTTCTTCTGATTACAAAGATTATAATTTTGAAGGGGTTCTGAGGAAAAACATTTCCAAAGAGTCTTCTAAAATTAGTAAAGTATCTTCTTTAGAAGTTATTTCTGGGAAAAAATTAGCTTTAGTTAAGATCTTACATCTAGCTAGTAGTTTTTCTAATCAAAGTAATACCCCTAACGTGTTTGAAACAAAAGGGTTTGCATCAAAACAATTTTCTCCAGAAACAATAAAGTTGCCAGAAAAGTTTCAAAAAGCTTTTGTTTTCAACTATTCTTTAAAAAGTAAAAATTCTTTTTTGCCACGTATTAAAAGTAGTCAACTAATTAATCCTGTTATTAAGAAGTTTTTGAACAAAGAAGCAAGAGGAGCCCTTGGACAAAGTGAGGCAGAAGAGGCTTTAACAGCAATTGAGACTGTTATAGCAGGTTGCTCTGGAAAAACAACTTCCGAAGAACTTAAAAAAACATTAGAGGAAATTTCTACTCAAGCGGAAGCTTTTGAAGCTAAAGAGGAAGATTTTTCTCCTCAAGATATTTTAAGTATTTGGAATCTTTCCCTGAGAACAGCAAATACTATTTGTCGAATGGGCTTGCCTGCTGCGGAGACGCTAAGGTTTATAGAACAATTAAAAACTTACGATCAACAAGAGTCTTTGAGGAAAATTTTTGCTCAGGAACGGCTAGAGGAAATGATCTCCATAGTAGAAGAATTAAGAGACGCTCTTTCAGAAGAAGATTTCCAATTTTTTGAGGAGTTTGCTTCTAAACTAGGAGAAATGGATGTAGATCAGGAATACACAGAAGAGCAAATAGATGCAATTTTAGACAGTTCTTATGAATTAGCAGATCTAATAAATGCTTCAAAACTGTCCCAGAACGATAAAATAAAATACAACCAGCGTTTAGGGAACCTTTTTGAATATCAGGTAGAACTTTTGAAAATTTGGCAAAAGTTAGGAGATTATGAGTTAGCGCTTAAAAATCAGCAGCTGAGTGTTTTCCAAGAAGCTGTAAGGCAGGTGGAGTCTTTAGTTAGTATTTTTGCTCCGGTGAATTTTAGTAGTAGTCTAGAAACTTTCTCTGCTCTGGAAGCCTCTTCTGCCTTACAAACCTTGCTATCGATAAATTCTTTGTTTGAAAGTTTGTCTGATGAACAGAAGAGATCTATTAATGAAGGGTTAAATAGCTTGATGGCCTTAGCTCCTTACCTAGGAGGTGTTTGGGCTTATTTTCTAGCATCAGCGGCTACAAAGGCTAAGCCAGGTATTACTGAAGGGGAAATGGGAGTAGCTCTTGAGAAAGGCTTAGCAAGTACAATAGATGTAGGGGTTTCTTTAATCTCAAAAGCTAAAGAGTGGGTCAGACAGGTAGCCAAAGACAGCGGTAATTTGTATGCTAATAGAGAGTTAAGGTCTGGAGAAGCTCATTTTATTGTTTATAAACCAAAAACTAATGAGACATACGGAGAGCAAAAATCAAAAATAGCTCCTAAAGCTCCGGGTGATCCTGTAGAAATTAACTTTGATTTTATGAATAGAGATGCTGGAGCTTTTCTTGGCAGTTTTGCAAGTGTTGCAGAGGAACAAAAAACCACAATAACAGAGAAGTATCAAACGTTTAACGCCTTAGCGAATACTTCTGAGCAACAAAGTAAAGAAGACATAGACTCGGATGTATTGGAGGCTCAAGCCTTGAAAACCTTGGAAGTATCTAGTTATCAAGAAAACTCCCGGATTAGAATTAGAGAGCTTAAATCGTTAGCCCTTCCATCTTCTATCGCTTCTGTTTTGATAGATCATTACATGCCCAGAGAAGTTGATTTTTTAGAAGGATTGTACAAGAAGCTTTATTATAGCAATCTAGGGTCCACTGTTGGGAATGAGATTTTGAATGCTATATCGGGCTATATCAATTCAGGAACCTTCTTTAATTTTGCTAGCTTCGTTGGTCAGCAACCTGTCGTGGGTATAAAAGACACTAATGTTTTTCCTGGGACTAAGGAAAGCGCAGAAAATCGGTTAAAGTCAGAAAAAGAGGCTGCGCAGAAGTTTGCTTTACAAACTGAGCAAGGGTTAAAAGTTTTATCAGAACAAGTTGCTATTGTTAACAATGATCCAAAAATTACGCAGGAAGAAAGGGCTTACATAATAGGGCTATTGACTAGCTATGAGAACAGCCTAAGAACTATAGCTTCCAATCTCACTACAATTTCAAATTTTTTAGATCAAATAAAGATAGAAGATAGTTCTAAAGAACAGGCTGGAACTTTTAAAGTGACTGGCCCCAATAATTGGAAAGATAATTTAAAATCTCTCGAAGAGGCCGTTGTGTCTGGGCTCCCTGGTCAAGGAGGCTTTGGGGGAATGTTTAATGTACAAGCTAAAATTCAGTCGGACCAACAATCCTTCGCAGATATGGGACAAACCTATCAATTAAATCTCCAGATGCATTTGACTGGAATGCAACAGGAGTGGACTGTTGTTGCAACGTCTTTACAGGTGCTTAATCAGATTTACTTGGGATTAGCGCGTAGTTTATTAAGGTAA
- the rpsD gene encoding 30S ribosomal protein S4, whose protein sequence is MARYCGPKNRIARRFGANIFGRSRNPLLRKANPPGQHGAQRRKKSEYGAQLEEKQKLKACYGMVMERQLVKAFKEAERKNGNTAQLFLERFECRLDNLVYRMGFAKTIFAAQQLVSHGHVLVNGKRVDRRSFFVRPGMEITLGEKSKRMKMVCEALEAKDESSLPSYISLDKSKCKGVLVSSPEADQVEGQLPLPINVPLICEFLSHRT, encoded by the coding sequence ATGGCTCGATATTGTGGTCCTAAGAACAGAATAGCTCGTCGCTTCGGAGCGAACATTTTTGGTAGAAGCCGCAATCCTCTCTTGCGAAAAGCGAACCCTCCTGGGCAGCACGGAGCTCAAAGAAGAAAGAAGTCTGAATATGGAGCTCAGCTGGAAGAAAAACAAAAGTTAAAGGCATGCTACGGCATGGTCATGGAGAGACAGTTGGTCAAAGCTTTCAAAGAAGCTGAAAGGAAAAACGGAAATACTGCTCAGCTATTTCTAGAAAGGTTCGAGTGCCGGTTGGACAACCTGGTTTACAGGATGGGATTTGCTAAGACAATCTTTGCAGCACAGCAGCTGGTTTCTCACGGACATGTTTTGGTCAACGGGAAGAGGGTTGATAGGAGATCGTTTTTTGTGCGCCCCGGAATGGAGATCACCTTGGGAGAAAAATCTAAGCGGATGAAGATGGTATGCGAAGCTTTGGAAGCTAAAGACGAGTCTTCGCTGCCTTCGTACATATCCTTGGATAAGTCCAAGTGTAAAGGGGTGTTAGTGTCTTCTCCTGAGGCTGATCAGGTGGAGGGGCAGCTTCCTTTGCCCATCAACGTTCCGTTAATCTGTGAGTTCTTGTCTCACAGAACTTAA
- a CDS encoding rhodanese-related sulfurtransferase, translating to MKKDYYALAYYLFTEVSDPHLEIALHKELFQKMDVSCRIYISEEGINGQFSGFLPDAESYMAWLRERPAFSAIKFKIHHIKENIFPRVTVKYRKELVALGCQVDPSKGGGHVSPAKWKEMLDDPRFLILDVRNNYETKIGHFENAVLPDITTFREFPEYADRLSKEYDPATTPVMMYCTGGIRCELYSSLLKDKGFKEVYQLDGGVIAYGNQIGDDKWKGKLFVFDDRLAVPIDEKAPPREPIVQCSSCNRPSDTYYNCANVDCNLLFLSCPDCIQKSKGCCSESCQKSPRIRSFDESRGNKPFRRAHLEKTRASKNTSSSIDCCGCSV from the coding sequence ATGAAAAAAGATTATTATGCTTTAGCTTATTATTTGTTTACTGAAGTAAGCGATCCTCATCTAGAAATAGCTTTACACAAGGAGCTTTTTCAGAAAATGGACGTTAGCTGTCGGATCTATATCTCGGAAGAGGGTATTAACGGCCAGTTTAGTGGGTTTTTGCCAGATGCAGAATCTTACATGGCTTGGCTCAGGGAACGCCCGGCTTTCTCGGCAATAAAATTTAAAATTCATCATATTAAAGAAAACATTTTCCCTCGGGTAACTGTTAAATACAGAAAAGAGTTGGTTGCTCTTGGGTGTCAGGTGGACCCCTCCAAAGGAGGTGGGCATGTTTCCCCTGCTAAATGGAAAGAAATGTTGGATGATCCGAGATTTCTGATCTTAGATGTTCGCAATAACTATGAAACTAAAATTGGGCACTTTGAGAACGCCGTTCTACCGGACATTACAACTTTTAGAGAGTTCCCTGAGTACGCAGACAGGCTTTCTAAAGAGTACGATCCGGCAACAACTCCTGTGATGATGTACTGCACTGGGGGCATTCGCTGTGAATTGTATTCCTCTTTGCTTAAAGACAAGGGTTTCAAGGAAGTGTATCAGCTGGATGGCGGAGTCATTGCTTATGGAAATCAAATTGGCGACGACAAGTGGAAAGGAAAGCTTTTTGTTTTTGATGACCGACTTGCCGTTCCCATTGACGAAAAAGCTCCTCCTAGAGAGCCCATCGTCCAATGTTCTTCCTGTAATAGGCCTAGCGACACCTATTATAACTGTGCAAACGTGGATTGTAATTTGCTGTTTCTAAGTTGCCCGGATTGCATTCAAAAATCCAAGGGATGTTGTAGCGAGTCTTGTCAGAAATCTCCAAGGATACGGAGCTTTGATGAAAGCAGAGGAAACAAGCCTTTTAGAAGAGCTCATCTAGAAAAAACGAGGGCTTCTAAAAACACTTCTTCCTCCATAGATTGCTGCGGGTGTTCTGTATAG